A genomic region of Kribbella sp. NBC_00382 contains the following coding sequences:
- a CDS encoding helix-turn-helix domain-containing protein gives MLRKIAVVLMEDVALFEFGVVSEVFGIDRTDDGVPAFDFKVCSTTPGEPLLTSSHSSVIAPYGLEELEDADLVALPATTWRGAYDERILDALRTAHARGAILLTVCSGAFVLGAAGLLDGRCCATHWRYADKFREQFPEAKLDADVLFVDDGDIITSAGTAAGIDACLHLVRRELGSAVATRIARRMVVPPQRDGGQRQYVEVPVPEQSGESLQPVLDWMVDNLTIEHTVPELARRAQMSDRTFARRFVAETGTTPLKWVTTQRVLHARTLLEQTKLGIEQIATEAGFGTAALLRHHFRRVVGVPPQDYRRTFQTAG, from the coding sequence ATGCTGCGGAAGATCGCTGTCGTCCTGATGGAGGACGTCGCTTTGTTCGAGTTCGGGGTGGTCTCGGAGGTGTTCGGGATCGACCGGACCGACGACGGCGTACCGGCCTTCGACTTCAAGGTGTGCTCGACCACGCCGGGCGAGCCGCTGCTCACCAGCAGCCACTCGTCCGTCATCGCGCCGTACGGGCTGGAGGAGCTGGAGGACGCCGACCTGGTCGCGCTGCCCGCCACCACCTGGCGCGGGGCGTACGACGAACGCATCCTGGACGCCCTCCGGACAGCGCACGCCCGGGGCGCGATCCTGCTGACGGTCTGCTCGGGCGCCTTCGTGCTCGGCGCGGCCGGCCTGCTCGACGGGCGCTGCTGCGCGACTCACTGGCGGTATGCGGACAAGTTCCGCGAACAGTTCCCCGAGGCCAAGCTCGACGCGGACGTGCTGTTCGTCGACGACGGCGACATCATCACCAGCGCCGGTACCGCCGCCGGCATCGACGCCTGCCTCCACCTCGTCCGCCGCGAACTCGGCAGTGCGGTGGCGACCCGCATCGCCCGCCGGATGGTCGTCCCGCCGCAACGGGACGGCGGCCAACGCCAGTACGTCGAAGTACCGGTCCCCGAACAGTCCGGCGAAAGCCTGCAACCGGTCCTGGACTGGATGGTCGACAACCTCACCATCGAACACACCGTCCCCGAGCTCGCCCGCCGAGCGCAGATGTCCGACCGAACCTTCGCCCGCCGCTTCGTCGCCGAAACCGGCACCACCCCCCTCAAATGGGTCACCACCCAACGAGTCCTGCACGCCAGAACCCTGCTGGAGCAGACGAAACTAGGCATCGAACAGATCGCCACCGAAGCCGGCTTCGGCACCGCAGCCCTACTCCGCCACCACTTCCGCCGAGTAGTAGGCGTCCCACCCCAGGACTACCGCCGAACCTTCCAAACCGCAGGCTGA
- a CDS encoding DUF6528 family protein — MERRTLLLGLAAAPAAAVLGQQQAQAAATASYYVGTTEQTQNKVMVFDKSKAFSDANRHWSFSPGGGAWANLSDVKFRATEAQGWIALVAASGGKAGIVNIGSEKDTELNDLSWSATPGGNPHAIERVPGNGSVIVASSDGKLTVYAPSSVANLGSLAKVQTIDYAGAHGVLWDPTYSLLWVVGKNRFSHYAVTGSKRSTRLKYAAHFSLGSGNLGHDLQPDYTNHQKMLITATKGVYELLTDGGTFRSRQISTERSVKSYVKHSSGEVVSIKGDGTQPRDWANKTVRFSASADRTRTGAQFYKARIWTTAFQ, encoded by the coding sequence ATGGAGCGCAGGACCCTACTTCTCGGCCTGGCCGCGGCGCCGGCGGCAGCAGTCCTGGGGCAGCAGCAGGCACAGGCTGCGGCGACGGCGAGCTACTACGTCGGGACCACTGAGCAGACGCAGAACAAGGTGATGGTCTTCGACAAGAGCAAGGCATTCAGCGACGCGAACCGGCACTGGAGTTTCAGTCCGGGTGGTGGCGCCTGGGCCAACCTGTCGGACGTGAAGTTCCGGGCGACCGAGGCGCAGGGCTGGATCGCGCTGGTGGCCGCGTCGGGTGGCAAGGCCGGGATCGTCAACATCGGCAGCGAGAAGGACACCGAGCTGAACGACCTGTCCTGGTCGGCGACGCCGGGTGGCAATCCGCACGCGATCGAGCGCGTACCGGGCAACGGCTCGGTGATCGTCGCCAGCTCGGACGGCAAGTTGACCGTGTACGCGCCGAGCAGTGTCGCCAACCTGGGCAGCCTGGCGAAGGTACAGACCATCGACTATGCCGGGGCGCATGGCGTCCTGTGGGACCCCACCTACTCGCTGCTCTGGGTGGTCGGCAAGAACCGGTTCAGCCACTACGCGGTGACCGGGAGCAAGCGCAGTACGCGGCTGAAGTACGCCGCGCACTTCAGCCTGGGCAGTGGAAATCTCGGGCACGATCTGCAGCCCGACTACACCAACCACCAGAAGATGTTGATCACGGCAACTAAAGGCGTGTACGAGCTGCTCACCGACGGCGGGACGTTCCGCAGCCGGCAGATCTCCACCGAGCGCAGCGTGAAGTCGTACGTGAAGCACTCGTCGGGCGAAGTCGTCTCGATCAAGGGCGACGGCACCCAGCCGCGCGACTGGGCGAACAAGACGGTCCGCTTCTCCGCGTCGGCCGACCGGACCCGTACCGGCGCCCAGTTCTACAAGGCACGGATCTGGACCACCGCCTTCCAGTAG
- a CDS encoding class I SAM-dependent methyltransferase: MDDYRTVNRASWDERVSAHAASPDYMLDKFADPEYLSQVVQFDVPRLGDIAGLRGVHLQCHIGTDTVSLARLGARMSGLDFSAPAIEQAQKFADGLGHEIDFHQADVYDAVEVLGEAQYDLVFTGIGAIGWLPSIQRWADVVAGLLKPGGRLFIREGHPMLWSLGVSKTSGEIVLDAPYFETEAPQIWDEGGTYVETDAEFSHNTTHEWNHGLGEIFTALTKAGLDVTDLEEHDSAPWMPLAGHMTRDEQGEWRLTDQPERLPATYTLQARRR; encoded by the coding sequence ATGGACGACTACCGCACGGTGAACCGGGCCAGCTGGGATGAGCGGGTGTCGGCGCATGCCGCGTCACCCGACTACATGCTGGACAAATTCGCAGACCCGGAGTACCTGAGTCAGGTCGTGCAGTTCGACGTGCCGCGGCTGGGGGACATCGCCGGGTTGCGGGGCGTGCACCTGCAGTGCCACATCGGTACCGACACGGTGTCGCTCGCGCGGCTCGGTGCGCGGATGAGTGGGCTGGACTTCTCCGCGCCCGCAATCGAGCAGGCGCAGAAGTTCGCCGACGGGCTCGGGCACGAGATCGACTTCCACCAGGCCGACGTGTACGACGCTGTCGAGGTGCTCGGCGAAGCGCAGTACGACCTGGTCTTCACCGGGATCGGCGCGATCGGCTGGCTGCCGAGCATCCAGCGCTGGGCCGACGTCGTGGCGGGGCTGCTGAAGCCGGGCGGGCGGCTGTTCATCCGCGAGGGGCACCCGATGCTGTGGTCGCTCGGCGTCTCCAAGACGAGTGGCGAGATCGTGCTCGACGCGCCGTACTTCGAGACCGAGGCGCCGCAGATCTGGGACGAGGGCGGTACCTACGTCGAGACCGACGCCGAGTTCAGCCACAACACCACCCACGAGTGGAACCACGGGCTCGGGGAGATCTTCACGGCGCTGACGAAGGCCGGCCTCGACGTCACCGACCTCGAGGAGCACGACAGTGCTCCGTGGATGCCGCTGGCGGGTCACATGACGCGCGACGAGCAGGGCGAGTGGCGCCTCACGGATCAACCGGAGCGTCTCCCCGCCACCTACACCCTGCAAGCGCGTCGCCGCTAG
- a CDS encoding CbrC family protein, with translation MTDVPTFRYHPDPVGTGEVITSDAPCRCCGRHRGLMYTGPVYSEDEVVEELCLWCISDGSAATLFEAELTAVLDVPDDVPQPVLTEVLTRTPGFSGWQQEHWMFHCADAAAYLGKVGYEDLLVVPEALEMINQPATALSATGEATGYLFRCLHCGTHLAYADHV, from the coding sequence GTGACCGACGTACCGACGTTCCGCTACCACCCCGATCCGGTGGGCACTGGTGAGGTGATCACCAGCGATGCGCCCTGCCGCTGCTGCGGCCGGCACCGCGGGCTGATGTACACCGGGCCGGTCTACAGCGAGGACGAGGTGGTCGAGGAGCTCTGCCTGTGGTGCATCTCGGACGGCTCGGCGGCAACCCTGTTCGAGGCCGAGCTCACTGCCGTCCTCGACGTCCCGGACGACGTGCCCCAGCCGGTTCTCACCGAGGTGCTCACCCGGACCCCTGGGTTCAGTGGGTGGCAGCAGGAGCACTGGATGTTCCACTGCGCCGACGCAGCGGCGTACCTGGGCAAGGTCGGCTACGAGGACCTACTGGTCGTCCCCGAAGCACTGGAGATGATCAACCAGCCCGCGACCGCCCTGTCGGCGACCGGCGAGGCGACCGGTTACCTGTTCCGCTGCCTGCACTGCGGCACCCACCTGGCCTACGCCGACCACGTCTGA